Part of the ANME-2 cluster archaeon genome is shown below.
TTCGTAAAAAAAAACAAAAAAACGTTGAGCCAGGAAGCCCTAATTCAGATATCGAAGGTGATGCCTGGATATTCACTTTCATGACGAGAGGGTCTTATCTCATCGTTGCTTATGAGATTGGGAAACGGACAAAAGAAACATGTGCAAAATTATTTGAGAAAGTTTTTGATAGAATACAATTGCCTTTTCCAGATAAAAAAATTGAAATATTTTCTGATGGACATGATGACTATACAAATACTATTCCTGAGTATTATGCAGAGACATGTGTTGACTATGGACAAGTTATCAAAATAAGGGAGGGAGGAAGAGTTGTTGATAAAATCAAGAAAGTCATTTATGGAACTCCTAAGATAGATGAAATCGAAACGACAGACATCGAAAATATGAATAGTATTTGTCGTGAAAGGCAGGGCAGATTAGTTAGAGAAACAAAATGCTTTTCGAAAAAGATGCCAAAACTCATAAATTCTTTCGAATTATTTCATTTTTATTGGAACTTTATGGATAAGTTGACTAAAACCGAGACTCCTGCAATGTTGGAAGGTTTAGCTGATCATCAATGGAATTGGGAGCAATTTTTTTATTTTTCATTAAGTATCTTAAATTAGGACACTGCCGATAAATGAGGATAAGGCTGAATAGTTACGAAATAAATTAAATAATTTCAAAATATAAGACCTCAAGAATTTGAGCATCTAACTCCTGCTAATTCAAACTGGATGTTTTACATTCAAATTGAATCGAAATTGACATTTGACTTTAACATGCGTAATCACTCTAACTAAATTTTAGATATTTCAATATTTGGCCATCAAATATAAAACTATGGTCATAAATTGTTTGTAATAAATCCCAACATATAACAGCAGGTTTAACTTATGGTAGAAAACATCCAAAGACGGTTCATATTCGGACGATTAAATAATTTTATAAGAATAAAATCACTTACTATTATTTTTTTAGTGGTGTCATTGATTTTTGCTTTGTCATCTGTTGCAAGCGCAACTGATTACTATGTTGCAACAAATGGTAATAATTTAAATACAGGACTTCATATTGGTGATTCATGGAGAAACCCGAGTTATGCAGCAAAGATGGTTCAGGCAGGAGACACAATTTATCTTGTCGATGGAACATGGTATGATGAACATATTATTTTTTCTAATTCTGGTAATTTGGCGAATCCAATTAGAATGGTAGCATATAGTGGAACTCCTACGTTGGACGGGATTGATAAAACAGGATTTGGGATAAAAACAGGTTATAAAAGTGGGATCATAATTGATGGTATAACAGTAAAAAATTACCAATTTGGTTATTATGGCGGGAGTGGAAATAATAATCTAATTTTAAACTCAACTTTTTATGATATGGCAGCCGATGGAATTACATTTAAGGACAACTTTAATGATATTCTGATTGATAATGTCACTGTTCATGATACTGGAGACCATGGTATACATATAACTAATCAGGCTAGAACCAACATATTACGTAACATAACAGTTAGAAATTCTCGCATTTATAATGCACCGCATAATTTAATTGATTTTCATACAAATGTTTCCTTTTCTTTAATTGATAATAATGAGTTCTATTTTACTCCTGGATATTCTGGAAAAAAACAAGTAGGGCTTTATTTGCATAATGGACAGACGGATTACATTACGATATCGAATAACAATTTCCATGACCAAGTACGTCCACTGGAAATTTTAAACTCTGAGCATGTAAATGTAATTAATAATACTTTCACGAATATAGAAGGAAGATGCCTATTTTTCGCAGGCTGGGCTGGATTTGAAAATAACCTTGGTGTATTTGATACTTCTATAGTAAATAACACATGTAATGGGGCGTATTATGGGGCTGTTTTTCAAAATGGTGATGGTGTAAATACATTTAGAAACATTACTTTTGATAATAATGTATTTGTAAATATAATGTTCAATGATTATTGGATACTATCAGGAAATTACGAAGCACCGATTGTCTTTAAAGATACTCTTCCGAGAACATCAAATAAAAGAATTAAAATTCAAATAACCCCACAGACCCCAATTTATTATATCGATTCATTAAATAGTTTAATAAGTAATAATGGAGGATTTGAGACTTTACATTATAGTGATTACTCCTCAAAAAGTATAACCAATAATGCAAATTTAATACTAACCACACATCCCATGACCGCGCACCCCGCCTCCGACCCTGCCACCCTAACCGTGAACAAATTCGACATCTCCCTCCTCCTTGGAAATATCCTAATAGATTTCACAGCAGATACCACTGACGGGAACAACGTAATATTCACGGTTCATGATCTGCAGCCGAACCATTATTACCTCATCAAAAAAGACGGCATCGACTTCACAGCACTCCAGGCAAATTCTTCAGGCTACATACAATTCAGCAATTCCAAATGGTCGCAACACACTTTCACCATTGAAGAAACATCAACACCATCAGGAAACCTTATTCCCAACGCCATAGTTGGCCTCGACCGCATAGTCACAGCTGGTGAATATTTTTTATTAGATGGCTCGGCATCTACCGACGACAATGGGATAATATCATATGTATGGGATTTTGATGCCTCAAATGGCCTCCAGCAGGATGCTACCGGTGCAGTGATAACCCATACCTACGACACCGTAGGAACATATATTGTGACACTGACCGTTACTGACACCAACGGCAGTACCGATTCTGATACAGCCATCATAACAGTACAAGCCCCATCAACTTCACTAATCCTGACCAGTATAAACGCAGCATCAATAACAAGTACTTCAGCAACAGTCACATGGAGCACAGACAAAGTATCTGACAGCCTGGTGAAGTACGGCACAGT
Proteins encoded:
- a CDS encoding IS1 family transposase, whose translation is RKKKQKNVEPGSPNSDIEGDAWIFTFMTRGSYLIVAYEIGKRTKETCAKLFEKVFDRIQLPFPDKKIEIFSDGHDDYTNTIPEYYAETCVDYGQVIKIREGGRVVDKIKKVIYGTPKIDEIETTDIENMNSICRERQGRLVRETKCFSKKMPKLINSFELFHFYWNFMDKLTKTETPAMLEGLADHQWNWEQFFYFSLSILN